A portion of the Halogeometricum sp. S1BR25-6 genome contains these proteins:
- a CDS encoding ABC transporter substrate-binding protein, whose protein sequence is MAEDSDRVRRRSFLKAATAGGLAGMTALAGCSDQTGGGTSEGEGGSGGGGGGETEGSDTGSDSSGSGESLPTYTYVNNSQSYNPPRHDAINLIASQFGDLGLDMEVDVLEWGTLFSRVSQEYDYSFATWHTFFVSEPVTELNNLFNSNNTDPGQGNYSGYENPELDEMMGNYLAEPDTETRINQAHEIQKTLMDDVPTMPITQMPQAAIFNSNQVSNWQADLANGFNSYWTMINLEMVGDNTELKGYWPETLSTMNVLGHNDESKHVYQFNMLYDFLVQLNDNAEPDPEVSLATDWNRVDETTMEYTIRTDHSWHDGEDLTAEDVAFTYNYVTENEVPLYSTQAQYIENAEVVDEQTVRINMSQPLGPFNLAVANLVPIIPQHKWEGRSNPAQANIQEPVGSGPMMFDYWEQGSEFGMTKFDEHFAPVSFERRFWRIIPEASTVWENLINGDLNYEPFGRIDRSLDRNQDNESIGTRFQTAPTFWMFTPNERQQGLDDVQMRKALVETLPRTPIVEQILFGFPEEGYNIVSSAFGPLHTEDVTTYEQSPEAARSRLEEAGYTWNDDDMLQAPSGN, encoded by the coding sequence ATGGCTGAAGATAGCGATCGGGTGAGGCGGCGGAGCTTCCTCAAAGCGGCGACGGCCGGTGGACTGGCTGGCATGACGGCGCTCGCCGGTTGTTCGGACCAAACCGGCGGCGGGACGAGCGAGGGCGAAGGCGGATCCGGCGGCGGTGGCGGGGGCGAGACGGAGGGGTCCGACACGGGGTCCGACTCGAGCGGGTCCGGTGAGAGCCTCCCGACGTACACGTACGTCAACAACTCCCAGAGTTACAACCCGCCGAGACACGACGCCATCAACCTCATCGCGAGCCAGTTCGGCGACCTCGGCCTCGACATGGAGGTCGACGTGCTCGAATGGGGGACGCTGTTCAGTCGGGTCTCCCAGGAGTACGACTACAGTTTCGCGACGTGGCACACGTTCTTCGTCTCCGAACCGGTGACGGAGCTGAACAACCTGTTCAACTCCAACAACACCGACCCGGGACAGGGGAACTACTCGGGGTACGAGAACCCCGAACTCGACGAGATGATGGGTAACTACCTGGCCGAACCCGATACGGAGACCCGTATCAACCAGGCCCACGAGATACAGAAGACGCTGATGGACGACGTGCCGACGATGCCCATCACGCAGATGCCGCAGGCGGCCATCTTCAACAGCAACCAGGTGTCGAACTGGCAGGCGGACCTCGCGAACGGGTTCAACTCCTACTGGACGATGATCAACCTAGAGATGGTCGGCGACAACACCGAACTGAAAGGCTACTGGCCCGAGACGCTCTCGACGATGAACGTGCTGGGGCACAACGACGAATCCAAGCACGTCTACCAGTTCAACATGCTGTACGACTTCCTGGTCCAACTCAACGACAACGCCGAACCGGACCCGGAGGTCAGCCTCGCCACCGACTGGAACCGCGTCGACGAGACGACCATGGAGTACACCATCCGGACGGACCACTCCTGGCACGACGGCGAGGACCTCACCGCGGAGGACGTGGCGTTCACGTACAACTACGTCACCGAGAACGAGGTGCCGCTGTACTCCACGCAGGCGCAGTACATCGAGAACGCGGAAGTCGTCGACGAGCAGACGGTCCGTATCAACATGTCCCAGCCGCTGGGGCCGTTCAACCTCGCGGTGGCGAACCTCGTCCCCATTATCCCCCAGCACAAGTGGGAGGGACGGAGCAACCCCGCGCAGGCGAACATCCAGGAACCGGTCGGCAGCGGTCCCATGATGTTCGACTACTGGGAGCAGGGCAGCGAGTTCGGGATGACGAAGTTCGACGAGCACTTCGCGCCCGTCAGCTTCGAGCGGCGCTTCTGGCGCATCATCCCCGAGGCGTCGACGGTGTGGGAGAACCTCATCAACGGCGACCTGAACTACGAGCCGTTCGGTCGCATCGACCGCTCGCTCGACCGGAACCAGGACAACGAGAGCATCGGCACGCGGTTCCAGACGGCGCCCACGTTCTGGATGTTCACGCCGAACGAGCGACAACAGGGTCTCGACGACGTGCAGATGCGGAAGGCGCTGGTCGAGACGCTCCCGCGGACCCCCATCGTCGAGCAGATTCTGTTCGGCTTCCCCGAGGAGGGGTACAACATCGTCTCCTCGGCGTTCGGTCCGCTCCACACCGAGGACGTGACCACCTACGAGCAGAGTCCGGAAGCCGCGCGGAGTCGCCTCGAAGAGGCCGGTTACACGTGGAACGACGACGACATGCTCCAAGCACCGAGCGGTAACTAA
- a CDS encoding M28 family peptidase: protein MTRLPDAVVGDTYRSTVGWDLIADLEDLNDRMPGHEGERTGADLVAEAFEDVGLDDVTFAEFPIPVWRRGEAALTVTHGDRETTFARSHELVELPGTPSGDVTGELVDVGYGLPEDFEDVDLTGDIAMASSVTPDDYGRWVHRSEKYRYAAESGAAGFVFYNHIDGSLPPTGSIGDLNGPGPIPAVGMSKEAGARLQRYCEDGAVEADLTVDCETGRGTSRNVEATVGPDTDETVLFTAHVDGHDVGTAANDNGFGTAMVVEVGKMLARVADELETKVRLVVFGAEETGLYGSYYWSHTHDLDEVKCVLNVDGAGYSRQLEIHDHGFEEISEAFDAVSDEYEIPVRTESQLRPHSDHWPFVQRGVAGAQGRSSSDGNDRGWGHTHSDTMDKLDVRDLRDMSILCAAGVARLAREDVTVDHVDDAEIRAACIDDDFDVGMKATGTWPWGAEKDWPWADEL from the coding sequence ATGACACGGTTACCGGACGCAGTCGTGGGCGACACCTACCGAAGCACGGTCGGATGGGACCTCATCGCCGACCTCGAAGACCTGAACGACCGGATGCCCGGACACGAGGGCGAACGAACCGGCGCGGACCTCGTGGCCGAGGCGTTCGAAGACGTCGGCCTCGACGACGTGACGTTCGCGGAGTTCCCGATTCCCGTGTGGCGGCGCGGCGAGGCCGCTCTCACCGTCACCCACGGCGACCGGGAGACCACGTTCGCGCGGTCGCACGAACTGGTGGAGTTGCCGGGGACGCCGTCGGGAGACGTGACGGGTGAACTCGTCGACGTGGGGTACGGCCTCCCGGAGGACTTCGAGGACGTCGACCTCACCGGCGACATCGCCATGGCCTCCAGCGTCACGCCCGACGACTACGGCCGGTGGGTCCACCGCTCGGAGAAGTACCGCTACGCCGCCGAGTCCGGTGCCGCCGGGTTCGTCTTCTACAACCACATCGACGGGTCGCTGCCGCCGACGGGGAGCATCGGGGACCTGAACGGCCCCGGACCGATTCCCGCCGTCGGTATGAGCAAGGAGGCCGGAGCGAGACTCCAGCGCTACTGCGAGGACGGCGCCGTCGAGGCCGACCTGACCGTCGACTGCGAGACGGGCCGCGGCACCTCCCGGAACGTCGAGGCGACGGTCGGCCCCGACACGGACGAAACGGTGCTGTTCACCGCCCACGTCGACGGCCACGACGTCGGGACCGCCGCGAACGACAACGGGTTCGGCACCGCCATGGTCGTCGAAGTCGGGAAGATGCTCGCGCGCGTCGCCGACGAGTTGGAGACGAAGGTTCGACTCGTCGTCTTCGGCGCCGAGGAGACCGGTCTGTACGGGTCGTACTACTGGAGTCACACCCACGACTTAGACGAGGTGAAGTGCGTCCTCAACGTCGACGGCGCGGGCTACTCCCGGCAGTTAGAGATTCACGACCACGGTTTCGAGGAGATATCCGAGGCGTTCGACGCCGTCAGCGACGAGTACGAGATTCCCGTCCGTACGGAGTCGCAACTCCGGCCGCACAGCGACCACTGGCCGTTCGTCCAACGGGGCGTCGCGGGCGCGCAGGGCCGTTCCTCCTCGGACGGAAACGACCGCGGGTGGGGTCACACGCACAGCGACACCATGGACAAACTCGACGTGCGCGACCTGCGCGACATGTCTATCCTCTGCGCCGCGGGCGTCGCCCGACTCGCGCGCGAGGACGTGACGGTGGACCACGTCGACGACGCGGAGATACGGGCCGCCTGCATCGACGACGACTTCGACGTCGGGATGAAAGCGACCGGGACGTGGCCCTGGGGCGCCGAGAAGGACTGGCCCTGGGCGGACGAACTGTAG
- the eif1A gene encoding translation initiation factor eIF-1A encodes MSEESSGRRNLRMPNDDEVFAVVTQHNGGNHVTVRCQDGKERMGRIPGRMKYRTWIQEGDVVLVEPWDWQDEKGNIEWRYSEQDAEQLRAEGHID; translated from the coding sequence ATGAGCGAAGAATCCAGCGGGCGCCGGAACCTCCGAATGCCCAACGACGACGAAGTGTTCGCGGTAGTCACACAGCACAACGGCGGAAACCACGTCACCGTGCGCTGTCAGGACGGCAAAGAGCGCATGGGCCGCATCCCCGGTCGGATGAAGTACCGCACGTGGATTCAGGAGGGCGACGTCGTCCTCGTCGAACCGTGGGACTGGCAGGACGAGAAGGGCAACATCGAGTGGCGCTACAGCGAGCAGGACGCAGAGCAGCTCCGCGCCGAAGGCCACATCGACTGA
- a CDS encoding class I SAM-dependent methyltransferase, producing MDSNDVHRRWTERSGAYSPEYYAYYGPNETSELLADAIDRFAGADPSILELGCSSGRHLAHLFEEGYEDVAGVEINEEAFDVMAETYPELSAAGTFYHDAIESVVREFDDDAFDVVYSVETLQHLHPESDWAFAELARVAGSLLVTVENEGDDERAETAEEGRADEPTVNYVDGEVPLYYRDWNDVFTGVGLTEVEAKSLDRDTFRAFVPE from the coding sequence GTGGATTCTAACGACGTTCACCGACGGTGGACGGAGCGCTCCGGCGCGTACTCGCCGGAGTACTACGCCTACTACGGCCCCAACGAGACGAGCGAATTGCTCGCGGACGCCATCGACCGGTTCGCCGGGGCCGACCCTTCGATTCTGGAACTCGGCTGTAGTTCGGGCCGACACCTCGCGCACCTGTTCGAGGAGGGGTACGAGGACGTCGCGGGCGTCGAGATAAACGAGGAGGCGTTCGACGTGATGGCGGAGACGTACCCCGAACTCTCGGCGGCGGGGACGTTCTACCACGACGCCATCGAGTCTGTCGTCCGCGAGTTCGACGACGACGCCTTCGACGTCGTCTACTCGGTGGAGACGCTCCAACACCTCCACCCCGAGTCGGACTGGGCGTTCGCCGAACTCGCGCGCGTCGCCGGGTCGTTGCTCGTCACCGTGGAGAACGAGGGGGACGACGAACGTGCGGAGACTGCCGAGGAGGGACGCGCCGACGAACCGACGGTCAACTACGTCGACGGCGAGGTACCGCTCTACTACCGCGATTGGAACGACGTGTTCACCGGCGTCGGTCTCACGGAAGTCGAGGCGAAGTCGCTCGACCGCGACACGTTCCGCGCGTTCGTTCCGGAGTGA
- a CDS encoding winged helix-turn-helix domain-containing protein yields the protein MTGEVPDGLQEMPPSSKLVYKVLEHDGPLTQRQLADHSLLPTRTVRYALDRLRDEDIVEERLYLQDARKRLYHLPEDGGSETNPVPAPN from the coding sequence ATGACTGGCGAGGTACCCGACGGTCTCCAAGAGATGCCGCCGAGTTCGAAGCTCGTGTACAAGGTGCTGGAGCACGACGGTCCGCTGACGCAGCGACAGTTGGCCGACCACTCGCTCCTGCCGACGCGGACCGTCCGGTACGCGCTCGACCGACTCCGCGACGAAGACATCGTCGAAGAACGACTCTACCTGCAGGACGCGCGAAAGCGACTGTATCACCTCCCTGAGGACGGCGGGTCCGAGACGAACCCCGTTCCCGCGCCGAACTGA